In one Pseudomonas sp. R84 genomic region, the following are encoded:
- a CDS encoding AraC family transcriptional regulator — MPADQFALSSDLINELLRGMRLRGVEYRRIQAGPAFGLGFAEKPGHAWFHFVAVGNAVLRMEDGSTYALSAGNAVFISHGAAHQLFSHQGAPVQDIDRLDGAPLGETVSAVNTGTDAGATPSTILFSGCMEFELGSIHGLGRLMPGLMLIDAGGQRYPGLVPILTTMEREVSAARVGFAGILARLADVVAAMVVRGWVECACGNASGLVAALRDPRLAGALLALHQQPGRDWTVAQLAEHCNTSRSVFADRFQATIGMAPLRYVTELRMRLASQWLTLERLPIEEVAQRLGYTSQAAFSRAFKRITGKTPGLSRKVRQAERR; from the coding sequence ATGCCTGCAGATCAGTTTGCTCTTTCCTCGGACCTCATCAACGAGCTGTTGCGCGGCATGCGCCTGCGTGGTGTTGAATACCGGCGTATCCAGGCGGGTCCTGCCTTTGGTTTGGGCTTCGCGGAAAAACCTGGGCATGCCTGGTTCCACTTCGTGGCCGTCGGCAATGCGGTACTGCGAATGGAGGACGGCAGCACCTACGCGCTGTCTGCCGGCAACGCCGTGTTCATATCCCATGGCGCAGCCCATCAACTGTTTTCTCATCAGGGCGCGCCTGTCCAGGACATCGATCGTCTAGACGGTGCGCCCTTGGGTGAAACCGTCAGCGCGGTGAATACCGGAACCGATGCCGGCGCCACTCCGAGCACTATTCTGTTCAGTGGTTGTATGGAGTTTGAGCTGGGCAGTATCCATGGCCTTGGCCGGCTGATGCCGGGCCTGATGCTGATTGATGCCGGCGGCCAGCGTTACCCCGGACTAGTGCCGATCCTGACTACCATGGAACGCGAGGTAAGCGCCGCTCGTGTCGGCTTCGCCGGTATCCTCGCGCGGTTGGCCGACGTGGTGGCGGCCATGGTCGTTCGCGGCTGGGTCGAGTGCGCCTGCGGCAATGCTTCTGGCCTGGTCGCCGCCTTGCGCGATCCCCGCTTGGCCGGTGCACTGCTTGCGCTCCATCAACAACCGGGCCGCGACTGGACTGTCGCGCAGTTGGCAGAGCACTGCAACACCTCACGCTCGGTCTTCGCGGACCGTTTCCAGGCGACGATTGGCATGGCCCCGCTACGCTATGTCACTGAACTGCGCATGCGGCTTGCAAGCCAGTGGCTGACTCTCGAAAGGCTACCGATTGAAGAGGTAGCGCAGCGTTTGGGCTATACCTCCCAGGCCGCTTTCAGTCGTGCATTCAAGCGCATAACGGGCAAAACGCCCGGATTGAGTCGTAAGGTGAGGCAAGCCGAACGCAGGTAG
- a CDS encoding SDR family oxidoreductase, producing the protein MVNVSQAPLILITGGSRGVGAATARLAAERGYDVAISYVANESAALAVAADVEALGRRALAMRADSADPQQVADLFAAIDRTFGRIDVLVNNAGMLAPQSRLEDLGFERMQRIFAVNAIGPILCAQQAVKRMSYRHNGPGGVVINVSSASARLGSPNEYVDYAASKGALETFTIGFAKEVAREGIRVNCIRPGHIYTEMHASGGEPGRVDRVKDSIPMGRGGQPEEVARAILWLASAEASFVTGTFLDVTGGK; encoded by the coding sequence ATGGTCAACGTATCGCAGGCACCGCTGATTCTGATTACGGGCGGAAGTCGTGGAGTGGGGGCAGCCACCGCGCGGCTCGCTGCCGAAAGAGGTTATGACGTGGCGATCAGCTACGTTGCCAACGAGTCCGCAGCGCTGGCCGTGGCTGCGGATGTGGAAGCGTTGGGGCGCAGGGCGTTGGCGATGCGGGCCGACAGTGCGGACCCCCAGCAGGTGGCCGATTTGTTCGCGGCCATCGACCGCACGTTCGGACGCATCGACGTTCTGGTCAATAACGCCGGGATGCTGGCGCCGCAGTCACGCCTGGAGGACCTCGGCTTCGAGCGGATGCAGCGCATCTTTGCGGTCAACGCCATTGGGCCAATTCTCTGTGCCCAACAGGCGGTGAAGCGTATGTCTTACCGCCACAACGGCCCGGGCGGCGTGGTGATCAATGTGTCTTCGGCCTCGGCGCGCCTTGGTAGCCCCAATGAATATGTCGACTATGCGGCGTCAAAGGGAGCCTTGGAGACGTTCACCATTGGCTTTGCAAAAGAGGTGGCTCGGGAAGGCATACGCGTCAACTGTATTCGCCCCGGACATATCTATACCGAAATGCATGCCAGTGGCGGTGAGCCGGGGCGGGTCGATCGTGTCAAGGATTCGATCCCGATGGGGCGGGGCGGACAGCCTGAGGAAGTAGCTCGCGCGATTCTATGGTTGGCGAGCGCGGAGGCATCCTTCGTTACCGGTACATTCCTCGATGTAACGGGGGGCAAATGA
- a CDS encoding DMT family transporter has translation MPIHIIFLVLFAALLHASWNALLRSGADRLWSMTVMCIAIAITSVVAAAFMVPPAIESWGYAVLSGLLHVGYNLFLVRSYRVGDLGQIYPISRGSSPVLITLGAAVFAGESITPDVLLGIALVSGGIMSLAFRGRSLSVPSLPYALGTGGFIAAYSVVDGIGARISGSPLAYTVWMCALWGVLMPMVYIGLRDTRSLFSVRPGTVTALVGGLVSLLAYAMVIYAMNEAPLGAVSALRETSVLFAALIGYVFLGEKLTARRILACVVIASGTLIIG, from the coding sequence ATGCCTATTCATATCATCTTCCTCGTGCTTTTCGCCGCGCTCCTGCATGCCAGCTGGAATGCGCTGCTGCGTAGCGGCGCCGATCGGCTGTGGTCGATGACAGTGATGTGCATTGCCATCGCCATCACCAGTGTCGTCGCCGCAGCGTTCATGGTGCCCCCCGCGATTGAGAGCTGGGGCTACGCGGTGCTTTCAGGGTTGCTGCATGTCGGCTACAACCTGTTTCTGGTGCGCAGTTACCGGGTCGGCGACCTGGGGCAGATCTATCCGATTTCGCGTGGATCATCGCCGGTGTTGATCACTCTGGGGGCCGCCGTGTTTGCCGGAGAAAGCATCACGCCTGACGTGTTACTCGGTATTGCGCTGGTGTCAGGCGGGATTATGTCGCTGGCTTTCAGAGGGCGCAGTCTGTCGGTTCCCAGCCTGCCTTATGCGCTGGGAACGGGCGGCTTTATCGCGGCCTACAGCGTGGTTGACGGCATCGGCGCCAGGATCTCCGGCTCGCCGCTAGCCTACACGGTGTGGATGTGTGCCCTGTGGGGCGTACTGATGCCAATGGTCTATATCGGCCTGCGCGATACCCGCAGCTTGTTCTCCGTCCGGCCCGGAACAGTGACCGCGCTGGTCGGCGGGCTGGTCTCTTTGCTCGCCTATGCAATGGTCATCTACGCCATGAACGAAGCGCCCCTGGGCGCGGTATCCGCATTGCGCGAAACCAGCGTGCTGTTTGCGGCGTTGATCGGCTATGTGTTTCTCGGCGAGAAGCTCACCGCGCGCCGGATACTGGCATGCGTAGTGATCGCCAGCGGCACTCTCATCATCGGCTGA
- the gcvA gene encoding transcriptional regulator GcvA: MRDLPPTATLRAFEAATRHLTFTSAAQELHVTQSAVSHQLKHLEALWGVQLFERGKALRLTAAGAALAPIVREFFISLEATLGDLREQKGRVRLGVSTTYSFALKWLLPRLPRLARQHPELLVSLDTTDKIIHFSHGQADVAIRLGKGDYPGLHSEFLFGEQVFPVVSPELLRRVGTPQSPAELLHFPLLTRDGAELVPKWEVWFQAVGLAYLPLKESVRFGDTNMTVEAALLGQGVALVRSGHVENEISDGRLVRLFDVPFPSPLAYYFVCPKGIEAQPHIASFRQWLVSEALKSNDRMGES, translated from the coding sequence ATGAGAGACCTGCCGCCTACCGCGACCTTGCGCGCATTTGAAGCTGCCACCCGGCACTTGACCTTTACGTCGGCCGCACAAGAGCTGCATGTAACTCAAAGCGCGGTCAGTCATCAGCTCAAGCATCTTGAGGCCCTTTGGGGAGTGCAGTTGTTTGAACGTGGCAAGGCGTTACGTCTCACGGCAGCGGGGGCTGCGCTGGCGCCCATCGTACGCGAGTTTTTCATCAGCCTGGAGGCGACTTTGGGGGACTTGCGCGAGCAAAAAGGCAGAGTTCGACTCGGCGTCAGCACCACCTATTCCTTCGCGCTCAAATGGTTGCTGCCGCGCTTGCCGCGTCTCGCTCGTCAGCACCCCGAGCTGCTGGTCTCGCTGGACACCACGGATAAAATCATCCACTTCTCTCACGGCCAGGCGGATGTTGCGATCAGACTTGGCAAGGGCGATTACCCCGGTCTGCATTCTGAGTTCCTGTTTGGGGAACAGGTATTTCCTGTGGTCAGCCCGGAATTGTTGCGGCGCGTAGGAACTCCGCAGAGCCCCGCAGAACTGTTGCATTTCCCGCTACTCACGCGCGATGGTGCTGAATTGGTGCCTAAATGGGAGGTATGGTTTCAAGCCGTCGGGCTGGCCTATTTGCCGCTCAAGGAGAGTGTCAGATTTGGCGATACCAACATGACGGTCGAGGCCGCCTTGCTCGGCCAGGGCGTTGCATTGGTGCGCAGCGGGCATGTCGAGAACGAAATCAGCGATGGCCGTTTGGTGCGGTTGTTTGATGTGCCATTCCCATCACCGCTGGCGTACTACTTCGTCTGCCCCAAGGGCATCGAAGCGCAACCGCATATCGCCAGCTTTCGCCAATGGTTGGTCAGTGAGGCGCTGAAGTCCAACGACCGGATGGGTGAGTCATGA
- a CDS encoding dipeptidase, which yields MNVPFKKLAATTLMLAGLAVFAAPAQANITPQQSAEILKTYSADKATDFRQFLGNLGKSDLAKTADIDPAIGAYLDNKALSAEQQNEIYRLLGLYTRAKYSAAATETLRELVEIPTFRKDGVEQHDNPEFTKIAAKIQSLAESFNLKFRNIDNRVYEISLDGSGDEVVGIHAHADVVPVTPENWVLKDGTRLDPFKITLIGDRMYGRGTEDDKNGIVVTLYAMKVIKEEKLPLVRNFKLLVDTTEETTGDAIPYYFERNPTPNYNLALDGGYPVVIAEKGYGTVMANFAKRKGEGEGAEIVSMTGGLATNQIPSASVATLITDKPAELAASLQKAGDEFAKRNGGDFQVSAKVDGKDVKLTVTGVSAHSSEPESGVNPVARMLVFINSLDGKVAFKHNHITDAARYAADNWGLDYLGNKLNVGFSDAFMGPLTTSLTYVGMDDKAFKLAVNLRVPKGKSPEKLKAEIADKLAAWDKKSHVAVTFDYSIAEPMYRNPEGEWVKALLAVSTENLGMKHEFGTSAGATSVHELPNGVQFGLAMPNVKYTGHTDGEFKTVEQFQLDLQIVTEMIGRIGQLPKL from the coding sequence ATGAATGTCCCTTTCAAAAAACTGGCTGCCACCACCTTGATGCTGGCCGGTCTTGCCGTGTTCGCGGCGCCCGCACAAGCCAATATCACTCCGCAGCAGAGCGCTGAAATCCTCAAGACTTATAGCGCAGACAAAGCCACTGATTTCCGCCAATTCCTCGGTAATCTGGGGAAAAGCGATCTGGCGAAAACCGCCGACATCGACCCGGCCATTGGTGCTTACCTCGACAACAAGGCATTGAGCGCCGAGCAGCAGAACGAAATCTATCGTCTGCTGGGTCTCTACACGCGAGCGAAATACAGCGCCGCCGCTACCGAAACCCTGCGCGAACTGGTCGAGATCCCGACCTTTCGCAAGGATGGCGTCGAACAGCACGACAACCCGGAATTCACCAAGATCGCGGCGAAGATTCAGAGCCTTGCCGAGTCGTTCAATCTGAAATTCCGCAACATCGACAACCGCGTGTACGAGATCTCTCTCGACGGCAGCGGCGATGAAGTGGTTGGCATTCATGCGCATGCCGACGTGGTGCCGGTGACGCCGGAAAACTGGGTGCTCAAGGATGGCACCCGCCTCGACCCGTTCAAGATCACCTTGATCGGCGATCGCATGTATGGTCGCGGCACCGAGGATGACAAGAACGGCATCGTGGTTACGCTCTATGCCATGAAAGTCATCAAGGAAGAAAAGCTGCCGCTGGTGCGCAACTTCAAGCTGCTGGTCGACACCACCGAAGAAACCACGGGCGACGCGATCCCTTACTACTTCGAACGCAATCCGACACCGAACTACAACCTCGCGCTGGATGGTGGCTACCCGGTGGTGATTGCCGAGAAAGGCTACGGCACCGTCATGGCCAACTTTGCCAAGCGCAAAGGCGAAGGCGAAGGTGCCGAAATCGTCTCGATGACCGGTGGCCTGGCGACCAACCAGATTCCTTCGGCGTCGGTCGCCACCCTGATCACCGACAAACCTGCTGAACTGGCTGCCAGTCTGCAAAAGGCCGGTGATGAGTTTGCCAAGCGCAATGGCGGCGATTTCCAGGTCAGCGCCAAGGTCGACGGCAAAGACGTCAAACTGACCGTGACTGGCGTATCTGCGCACTCCTCCGAGCCAGAATCCGGGGTCAACCCGGTCGCGCGGATGCTGGTCTTTATCAATAGCCTTGATGGCAAAGTCGCGTTCAAGCACAACCACATCACCGATGCCGCGCGTTATGCCGCCGACAACTGGGGGCTGGATTACCTGGGCAACAAGCTGAATGTCGGTTTCTCCGATGCCTTCATGGGGCCGCTGACAACGTCGCTGACCTACGTCGGCATGGATGACAAAGCCTTCAAACTCGCGGTCAACCTGCGCGTGCCGAAGGGCAAGTCGCCGGAGAAGCTCAAGGCTGAAATCGCCGATAAACTGGCGGCGTGGGACAAGAAAAGCCACGTAGCCGTAACCTTCGATTATTCGATCGCCGAGCCGATGTACCGTAATCCTGAGGGTGAGTGGGTCAAGGCGCTGCTGGCGGTATCGACTGAAAACCTCGGCATGAAACACGAGTTCGGCACCTCCGCCGGCGCTACCTCGGTGCATGAACTGCCGAATGGCGTGCAATTCGGTCTGGCCATGCCAAACGTGAAATACACCGGTCACACTGACGGCGAATTCAAGACTGTGGAGCAATTCCAGCTGGATCTGCAGATCGTGACTGAAATGATCGGACGCATCGGCCAGTTGCCGAAACTCTGA
- the mexE gene encoding multidrug efflux RND transporter periplasmic adaptor subunit MexE, with translation MEQSLKHLRFPLAMLAVLVMSACGKTPETAATMPAAKVSVAKVLEQPVNEWDEFTGRLEAPETVEIRPRVSGQIDDVAFTEGALVKKGDLLFQIDPRPFQAEVRRLEALVAQSRANATRSENEAGRGERLRASNAISAELADSRTSAAQEARAAVGALQAQLDLAKLNLSFTRVTAPISGRVSRAEITAGNLVTADTTPLTSVVSTDRVYAYFDADERVFLKYTQLARNGQRGATTPVYMGLSNEDGNPHLGQMNFVDNQVNPKTGTIRGRAVFDNSDGTYTPGLYARLKLVGSGTYNAMLINDEAVGTDLGKKFVLVMDADNKTAYRAVELGPKIEGLRIVRNGLNKDDTIIVKGLQRVRPGSPVTPEVVPMASEQTIAALAQQRQALEASNLPKVAPAKGASGSVVKLAATTPRG, from the coding sequence ATGGAACAGTCACTCAAACATTTGCGCTTCCCGTTGGCCATGTTGGCCGTACTGGTGATGAGCGCCTGCGGCAAGACTCCCGAGACTGCCGCCACCATGCCTGCTGCGAAAGTCAGCGTTGCCAAGGTGCTGGAACAACCGGTCAACGAGTGGGACGAATTCACCGGGCGCCTCGAGGCGCCGGAAACCGTTGAAATCCGTCCACGGGTCTCCGGCCAGATCGACGACGTCGCTTTCACTGAAGGCGCACTCGTCAAGAAAGGCGACCTGCTGTTCCAGATCGACCCGCGTCCGTTCCAGGCTGAGGTGCGCCGCCTCGAAGCCTTGGTCGCCCAGTCCCGCGCCAACGCCACCCGCAGTGAAAACGAAGCCGGTCGTGGCGAACGTCTGCGTGCCAGCAACGCCATTTCCGCCGAACTGGCCGACTCGCGCACCAGCGCCGCTCAAGAAGCCCGCGCTGCCGTCGGTGCCCTGCAAGCGCAACTGGACCTGGCCAAACTGAACCTCAGCTTCACCCGCGTCACCGCACCGATCAGCGGCCGCGTCAGCCGTGCCGAAATCACCGCCGGCAACCTGGTGACCGCCGACACTACGCCGCTGACCAGCGTAGTTTCCACCGACCGCGTTTATGCCTACTTCGACGCCGATGAGCGTGTATTCCTCAAATACACCCAACTCGCTCGTAACGGTCAGCGCGGTGCCACCACTCCGGTGTACATGGGCCTGTCCAACGAAGACGGCAACCCACACCTCGGCCAGATGAACTTCGTCGACAACCAGGTCAACCCGAAAACCGGCACCATCCGTGGTCGCGCGGTGTTCGACAACAGCGACGGCACCTACACCCCGGGCCTCTACGCACGCTTGAAGCTGGTTGGCAGCGGCACCTACAACGCCATGTTGATCAACGACGAAGCGGTCGGTACCGACCTCGGCAAGAAGTTCGTACTGGTCATGGATGCGGACAACAAAACCGCGTACCGCGCCGTCGAACTGGGTCCGAAAATCGAAGGCCTGCGCATCGTCCGTAATGGCCTGAACAAGGACGACACGATCATCGTCAAGGGTCTGCAACGGGTTCGTCCTGGCTCACCGGTCACGCCTGAAGTGGTGCCAATGGCCAGCGAACAGACCATCGCGGCACTCGCTCAACAACGTCAAGCGCTGGAAGCCAGCAACCTGCCCAAAGTCGCCCCTGCCAAAGGTGCGTCCGGTTCGGTTGTGAAGCTGGCTGCTACGACCCCACGCGGTTAA
- a CDS encoding efflux RND transporter permease subunit produces the protein MNFSQFFISRPIFAAVLSLLILIAGAISLFQLPISEYPEVVPPTVVVRANFPGANPKVIGETVAAPLEQAITGVENMLYMSSQSTADGKITLTITFALGTDLDNAQVQVQNRVTRTEPKLPEEVTRIGITVDKASPDLTMVVHLTSPDKRYDMLYLSNYAILNIKDELARLNGVGDVQLFGMGDYSLRVWLDPNKTASRNLTATDVVTAIREQNRQVAAGQLGAPPAPNAQSFQLSVNTQGRLVSEEEFENIIIRAGDNGEITRLKDIARVELGSSQYALRSLLDNQPAVAIPIFQRPGSNAIDISNEVRGKMDELKKGFPQGMDYSIVYDPTIFVRGSIEAVVHTLFEALILVVLVVILFLQTWRASIIPLVAVPVSLIGTFAVMHLFGFSLNALSLFGLVLAIGIVVDDAIVVVENVERNIELGLNPVEATKRAMREVTGPIVATALVLCAVFIPAAFISGLTGQFYKQFALTIAISTVISAFNSLTLSPALAAVLLKSHDAPKDRFSKVLDKIFGGWLFRPFNRFFDRASHGYVGTVRRVIRSSGIALLLYAGLMVLTFFGFSSTPTGFVPGQDKQYLVAFAQLPDASSLDRTEEVIKRMSDMALKQPGVESAVAFPGLSINGFTNSPNAGIVFVTLKPFDERKDPSMSAGAIAGALNGQYANIQEAYMAIFPPPPVQGLGTIGGFRLQIEDRGNLGYDELYKETMNIINKSHSVPELAGLFTSYTVNVPQVDAAIDREKAKTHGVAVSDIFDTLQIYLGSLYANDFNRFGRTYQVNVQAEQQFRLESDQIGQLKVRNNKGEMIPLATFIKVSDTSGPDRVMHYNGFITAEINGAAAPGYSSGQAEKAIEKLLKDELPNGMTYEWTDLTYQQILSGNTALFVFPLCVLLAFLVLAAQYESWSLPLAVILIVPMTLLSAITGVIISGGDNNIFTQIGLIVLVGLACKNAILIVEFAKDKQEEGLDPLAAVLEACRLRLRPILMTSFAFIMGVVPLVFSSGAGAEMRHAMGVAVFSGMLGVTFFGLLLTPVFYVLIRNFVERGEARKAAKALKLEAQQ, from the coding sequence ATGAATTTTTCCCAATTCTTCATTTCACGGCCGATCTTCGCAGCAGTGCTCTCGCTGTTGATCCTGATCGCCGGTGCGATCTCGCTGTTCCAGCTGCCGATCAGCGAATACCCGGAAGTCGTGCCACCGACCGTGGTGGTACGTGCCAACTTCCCGGGCGCCAACCCTAAAGTCATCGGTGAAACCGTGGCGGCTCCGCTGGAGCAGGCCATCACCGGCGTCGAGAACATGCTGTACATGTCCTCGCAATCGACCGCCGACGGCAAGATCACCCTGACCATCACCTTCGCCCTGGGCACTGACCTGGACAACGCGCAAGTGCAGGTGCAAAACCGGGTAACCCGTACCGAGCCGAAACTTCCCGAGGAAGTGACGCGCATCGGTATCACCGTCGACAAGGCTTCGCCCGATCTGACCATGGTTGTGCACTTGACCTCGCCGGACAAGCGCTACGACATGCTCTACCTGTCCAACTACGCGATCCTCAACATCAAGGATGAGCTCGCTCGTCTGAACGGTGTCGGTGATGTGCAGTTGTTTGGTATGGGCGATTACTCGCTGCGGGTCTGGCTCGATCCGAACAAGACCGCTTCGCGCAATCTGACCGCGACCGACGTGGTCACTGCTATTCGTGAGCAGAACCGTCAGGTCGCGGCCGGTCAATTGGGCGCGCCCCCTGCCCCGAATGCCCAAAGCTTCCAGCTGTCGGTCAACACTCAGGGCCGACTGGTCAGCGAGGAAGAGTTCGAGAACATCATCATTCGCGCAGGCGACAATGGTGAAATCACTCGCCTCAAAGACATCGCTCGCGTTGAACTCGGTTCCAGCCAATACGCCCTGCGCTCGTTGCTGGACAACCAACCAGCCGTAGCCATCCCGATCTTTCAGCGTCCAGGCTCCAATGCCATCGACATCTCGAACGAAGTTCGCGGAAAGATGGACGAGCTGAAGAAAGGCTTCCCGCAAGGCATGGATTACAGCATCGTCTATGACCCGACAATCTTCGTGCGCGGTTCGATTGAAGCGGTGGTTCACACCCTCTTCGAAGCACTGATCCTCGTGGTACTGGTGGTGATCCTGTTCCTGCAAACCTGGCGCGCCTCGATCATTCCGTTGGTGGCGGTGCCGGTATCGTTGATCGGTACGTTTGCGGTGATGCACCTGTTCGGCTTCTCGCTGAACGCGCTCTCGCTATTCGGTCTGGTACTGGCCATCGGTATCGTGGTGGACGACGCCATCGTGGTGGTGGAAAACGTCGAGCGCAATATCGAGCTCGGATTGAATCCGGTCGAAGCCACCAAGCGGGCCATGCGTGAAGTGACCGGTCCGATCGTTGCCACGGCTCTGGTGCTGTGTGCGGTGTTCATTCCGGCGGCGTTCATCTCCGGCCTCACCGGGCAGTTCTACAAACAGTTTGCACTGACCATCGCGATCTCGACGGTGATCTCGGCGTTCAACTCGCTGACCCTGTCGCCAGCATTGGCCGCGGTATTGCTGAAGAGCCACGACGCGCCGAAAGACCGCTTCTCCAAAGTGCTCGACAAGATCTTCGGTGGCTGGCTGTTCCGTCCGTTCAACCGCTTCTTCGATCGTGCCAGCCATGGTTACGTCGGCACCGTGCGCCGGGTTATCCGCAGCAGCGGCATCGCCCTGCTGTTGTACGCAGGCCTGATGGTGCTGACCTTCTTCGGTTTCTCCAGCACGCCGACCGGCTTCGTACCGGGCCAGGACAAGCAATACCTGGTGGCCTTCGCGCAACTGCCGGACGCTTCGAGCCTGGATCGCACCGAAGAAGTCATCAAGCGCATGTCCGACATGGCGCTGAAACAGCCAGGCGTGGAAAGCGCCGTAGCGTTCCCGGGCCTGTCGATCAACGGCTTCACCAACAGTCCGAACGCCGGCATCGTCTTCGTGACCCTGAAACCGTTCGACGAACGTAAAGACCCGAGCATGTCCGCCGGTGCAATTGCCGGGGCCTTGAACGGCCAGTACGCGAACATTCAAGAGGCGTACATGGCGATCTTCCCGCCACCGCCGGTACAAGGTCTGGGCACCATTGGTGGTTTCCGTCTGCAAATCGAAGACCGGGGCAACCTGGGCTACGACGAGCTGTACAAAGAAACCATGAACATCATCAACAAGAGCCACAGCGTTCCGGAACTGGCGGGCCTGTTCACCAGCTACACAGTGAACGTGCCTCAGGTCGATGCCGCCATCGACCGTGAAAAAGCCAAGACCCACGGCGTGGCCGTCAGCGACATCTTCGACACCCTGCAGATCTACCTGGGGTCGCTGTATGCCAACGACTTCAACCGCTTCGGGCGCACCTATCAGGTCAACGTTCAGGCCGAACAACAGTTCCGCCTCGAATCCGACCAGATCGGCCAGCTGAAAGTACGTAACAACAAAGGCGAAATGATCCCGCTGGCGACCTTCATCAAGGTCAGCGACACCTCGGGCCCGGATCGCGTGATGCACTACAACGGCTTCATCACCGCAGAAATCAACGGTGCGGCTGCCCCGGGCTACAGCTCCGGCCAGGCGGAAAAAGCCATCGAGAAACTGCTGAAGGATGAACTGCCGAACGGCATGACCTACGAGTGGACCGACCTGACCTACCAGCAGATTCTGTCCGGCAACACCGCGCTGTTCGTATTCCCGCTCTGCGTATTGCTGGCGTTCCTGGTACTGGCCGCTCAATACGAAAGCTGGAGCCTGCCATTGGCGGTGATCCTGATCGTACCGATGACCCTGCTGTCGGCCATCACCGGTGTGATCATCTCGGGCGGTGACAACAACATCTTCACCCAGATCGGTCTGATCGTACTGGTGGGACTTGCCTGTAAGAACGCGATTCTGATCGTCGAGTTCGCCAAGGACAAACAGGAAGAAGGCCTCGACCCGCTCGCTGCGGTACTCGAAGCTTGCCGTCTGCGTCTGCGGCCGATCCTGATGACCTCCTTCGCGTTCATCATGGGTGTGGTGCCACTGGTGTTCTCCAGCGGTGCCGGTGCCGAGATGCGTCACGCCATGGGTGTGGCGGTGTTCTCCGGGATGCTCGGGGTGACCTTCTTCGGTCTGTTGCTGACCCCAGTGTTCTACGTACTGATCCGTAACTTTGTTGAACGCGGCGAAGCCCGCAAAGCGGCCAAAGCTCTGAAACTGGAGGCGCAACAATGA